In the genome of Bacteroidales bacterium, the window TAAAATAGTTGTTCACAGCCCGCTCAATCATGGCACCGTTTTCTCCTTCAGCTTTCATGACTCGAATGCCCATCATCGAGAAGGGATTTGCATCGCTGCGGAAGGTTGCCTCGATGGCCGGGTTCTGCATGAGTTCATTCTGGAACGATTTTAAGTTATTGGCAAATGTTGTATCCCTGACGGTCATCACCATGAGGTTTTCAGGATTAAATCCCAGATCTCCCTTCTGCATGTAATTCAGTTGTTTCAGAAGCACAAAGGTAGCCGTAATCATCAGGGCTGAGATAAAAAACTGAAAAACCACAAGGATTCTTCTGAGGATACCATTGCCGCCTGACGAATCCATCCGTCCTTTTATCACCAGAGCCGGCTGAAAAGATGACAGGTAGAAGGCAGGATAGCTGCCCGAGATAATTCCTGTAAGGAAGGTAAGAACGAGCATAATCAGGAAAGACCCTTCGCTGAAGATGACCCCGTAAGAAATGTTTTTGCCGGCAATCTGGTTGAAGTAAGGCATCAGCAATTTTACAAGGACAAGCGAGATGAGGAAAGCGAGGATGGCAAAAAAGACGGATTCACTGAGGAACTGGTTCATTAAAGCCGAGCGCTGAGCTCCTGCCATTTTTCGAAGTCCCACTTCTTTCGACCGGTTGAATGAACGGGCTGTCGCCATATTCATATAGTTGATACAGGCGACAAGAAGGATGAAAAAAGCCACTGCGGCAAACAGCCACACGTACATAAAATTACCGTTTGGCTGATCGTACTGAAGATCGGAGGAATAGTGGTGGGTCCGGGCGAGCGGTTTGGCCATCAGCATGAAATGGCCGTTGATACGGTCGCCGATATCTTTCATGTGCCGGTTATAAAAATCTTCTGATTTGTCGAGGATGCTGCGAATGTCGGCTTTGTCTTTCAGAAGGATATAGGTGAAGCAATTGATGTTCCAGAAAGATCCGGAACTGCGGTCATTGAAGCGTTCGGGTCCGATCCGTTTTGCTATGGTTGAGGTTGACAGAAGGGCATTGTACCGGAGATGACAATTTCCGGGAAGGTCTTTGAATACGCCGGTAATTTCAGCCTGATCACCTTCCATGGTAACTAGTATTTTTCCCATGGGATCCTCATCTCCGAACATTCTTCTGGCCAGGGAACCGGAAATCACCATGGTATAAGGTCTGGCCAGAGCGGTTTGCGGATTGCCCTTTTCGAGGGGATATTCAAAAACCCTGAAAACGGTTGAATCGGCAAGCCATACGCTGTCTTCCTTGAATTCCTTGTCACCGTATCGGAAATACATGGTTCCCGGGTAGAAAAAACGAACATATTCTTCCACTTCAGGGAATTCATCTTTCAGAGTAGGGCCAAGGGGAAGCTGCGATATAGCAAACAAATCGTCTTTGTTGTTAATGGTGAAGTGAGATTCGAGCCGGTAAATTCGTTTATAGGCGGGAGAGTGCTTATCATACCCGATTTCGTCCTTAATAAACAGAATGATAAAGAATGTGGCCGTTAGTCCGACGGCAAGACCAAAAATGTTCAGGATAGAATAAAAGGGATTCCTTTTGATATTTCTGATGGTAACCAGAATGAAGTTGCGGATCATGAGCCTGAATTTAGGATGAATGACAATCAGAGAAGCTTACGTACATTTTCGGTAACAATGTGTCCGTCGAACAGCTGAACAATGCGATGTGCTTTTTCGGCATCAGACGGGGAGTGGGTAACCATAACAATGGTTGTTCCTTCGTTGTTCAGTTCAGAAAGGAGGTTCATTACTTCTTCCCCGTTGGCTGAATCGAGGTTTCCGGTTGGTTCGTCGGCGAGGATCAGCAAAGGGTTGGAAACCACAGCCCTGGCGATAGCGACCCGTTGCTGCTGGCCACCGGAAAGCTGCTGAGGAAAGTGTTTCCGCCGGTGCGTCATCCTCATGCGTTCCAGCGCTTCTTCAACCCGCTTCCTTCGCTGGGCAGACGGTACTTTAAGGTACAAAAGAGGAAGCTCAACATTTTCAAAAACAGTGAGTTCATCAATAAGGTTGAAACTCTGAAAAACAAAACCAATGTTGCCTTTGCGCAGACGGGTGCATTCCCTTTCCCGGAAACGGGAAACTTCCTTGCCCATGAAATAAAGTTCCCCTGATGTGGGA includes:
- a CDS encoding FtsX-like permease family protein, translating into MIRNFILVTIRNIKRNPFYSILNIFGLAVGLTATFFIILFIKDEIGYDKHSPAYKRIYRLESHFTINNKDDLFAISQLPLGPTLKDEFPEVEEYVRFFYPGTMYFRYGDKEFKEDSVWLADSTVFRVFEYPLEKGNPQTALARPYTMVISGSLARRMFGDEDPMGKILVTMEGDQAEITGVFKDLPGNCHLRYNALLSTSTIAKRIGPERFNDRSSGSFWNINCFTYILLKDKADIRSILDKSEDFYNRHMKDIGDRINGHFMLMAKPLARTHHYSSDLQYDQPNGNFMYVWLFAAVAFFILLVACINYMNMATARSFNRSKEVGLRKMAGAQRSALMNQFLSESVFFAILAFLISLVLVKLLMPYFNQIAGKNISYGVIFSEGSFLIMLVLTFLTGIISGSYPAFYLSSFQPALVIKGRMDSSGGNGILRRILVVFQFFISALMITATFVLLKQLNYMQKGDLGFNPENLMVMTVRDTTFANNLKSFQNELMQNPAIEATFRSDANPFSMMGIRVMKAEGENGAMIERAVNNYFIDYDYITGMGITIIEGRNYDRNMATDKDKAYILNETAARKFGWIDSAGASTKNYSSAIGRKFFPGVSLDTTAENYGFVIGIMKDFHYKGMQNEIEPLVLLLTDDPRRTPLLNIRLKKGKEQEAIAFIDQKRKEFGDKYPFDYQFMDNMIAEAYKGEKRMGMLLLSFTILTIFLAILGLLGLASFLTQQRTREVALRKVVGADSSDVLLLFAKEFSKWVLIANLLALPVAWYLLGKWLQNFRYHIQPEAGIFILTLFVTLAVALLTVSFHVLRASRTNPAEALKYE
- a CDS encoding ABC transporter ATP-binding protein produces the protein MIRTVQLTKIFRTDEVETTALNQVDLEIKEKEFVAIMGPSGCGKSTLLNILGLLDNPTSGELYFMGKEVSRFRERECTRLRKGNIGFVFQSFNLIDELTVFENVELPLLYLKVPSAQRRKRVEEALERMRMTHRRKHFPQQLSGGQQQRVAIARAVVSNPLLILADEPTGNLDSANGEEVMNLLSELNNEGTTIVMVTHSPSDAEKAHRIVQLFDGHIVTENVRKLL